A part of Planctomycetia bacterium genomic DNA contains:
- a CDS encoding cobalamin-binding protein, which translates to MRIASFISSATEMLYGLGLGEQVVAVSHECDFPAEVLAKPKISFTNISADAPSAMIDRQVKELVAAGKPLYEIDVELLVRLAPDLIVTQAQCDVCAIRYDDVVATVQSEEALASTQIVALNPHFLHDILGDIRRLAIATNRMDEGAAYVKSLVARIDTVRARTGNLPAERRRRVTCIEWIEPLMVAANWTPELVDLAGGTQAATTAGEHSTYTDWETIRAFDPEVIVVLPCGFDLERTLREAADLPQRPGWNELTAVRAGNVYAVNGNALFNRSGPRIVDSLELLSRLVHPELYEDDARGDREIASGDGRTWQRLGDFRAHAHHSK; encoded by the coding sequence ATGCGCATTGCTTCGTTTATTTCCAGCGCTACCGAAATGCTCTACGGACTCGGCCTCGGCGAGCAAGTCGTCGCGGTGAGTCACGAATGCGATTTCCCCGCCGAGGTTCTCGCGAAGCCGAAGATCTCGTTCACGAATATCTCGGCCGATGCTCCGAGCGCCATGATCGACCGGCAGGTGAAGGAGTTGGTCGCGGCCGGGAAGCCATTGTACGAAATCGACGTAGAGCTCTTGGTTCGGCTTGCGCCGGACCTCATCGTCACGCAAGCGCAGTGCGATGTGTGCGCGATCCGCTACGACGACGTCGTCGCGACGGTCCAGTCGGAAGAAGCGCTGGCCTCGACGCAAATCGTCGCGCTCAACCCTCATTTTCTCCACGACATTCTCGGCGATATTCGCCGCCTCGCCATCGCAACCAATCGGATGGACGAGGGTGCCGCGTATGTGAAGAGCTTGGTGGCAAGAATCGACACGGTTCGCGCACGGACGGGCAACTTGCCCGCCGAACGTCGCCGACGTGTGACGTGCATCGAATGGATCGAGCCGCTGATGGTTGCCGCGAATTGGACGCCGGAACTCGTCGACCTTGCCGGCGGCACTCAAGCGGCGACTACGGCCGGGGAACACAGCACCTATACCGATTGGGAAACGATTCGCGCCTTCGATCCCGAGGTGATCGTCGTCCTGCCGTGCGGCTTCGATCTCGAGCGCACGCTTCGCGAAGCGGCCGATCTACCGCAACGACCGGGCTGGAACGAGCTCACGGCCGTGCGCGCGGGGAACGTCTATGCTGTCAACGGGAATGCGCTGTTCAATCGCTCAGGACCGAGGATCGTGGATAGCCTGGAGCTCTTATCGCGCTTGGTGCATCCGGAGTTGTACGAAGACGATGCGCGTGGGGATCGTGAAATCGCAAGCGGCGACGGTCGAACTTGGCAGCGCCTGGGAGACTTTCGCGCTCACGCTCACCATTCGAAATGA